The Shewanella sp. KX20019 genome window below encodes:
- a CDS encoding M13 family metallopeptidase, with the protein MKKSLIAIALATAFLGGCGTSDVNNSNDTTITKTATDQAELGSFGVDLSARNEEVKPGDDFFMYASGTWYDNYIMPADKTRYGAFTGLAERSEKQVKEIIDDIASRNDLNPEEQLIADFYQSYMDTDTINKLGITPIQGTLDQISAINSTDDLTKIFGQAWLTGATSPISGGMWFNRLDPNQYEMSIGAGGLGLPDRSYYLEDSERFVKIRAAYVKHIAEMLAFAGVKDGEARAQAIIALETKMAEGQWPREKRRNRDLTLNQVKRSDLTTQYPGFDWDLYFTQTGYSVPQLNISQPEPVKTMIGLVNSESLKVWQDYLTFHTISNNADLLSEDIYAANFAFYGKELSGQEEPRPRWKRAVSEMSGTQSLGFAIGKVYVKRYFPESSKQKMSVLVENLRTAMGQRIDDLDWMGAETKVNAHAKLAAFNPKIGYPDVWQEFDGLTLTKTDLMGNLHNLRQYFKADSVAKELKKTDRNRWGMTPQRVNAYYNSSFNEIVFPAAILQPPFFDPNADAAVNYGGIGAVIGHEMGHGFDDQGSKSDANGIQRNWWTDADRAAFDAKADQLAAQYNKYEPIPENFVNGRNSLGENIGDVGGLSMAYHAYKLSLNGKEAPVIDGVTGDQRFFLAWAQVWKEKRTEQSMLNQLRAGTHAPGRYRAQAPRNHDAWYKAFDVKPGDALYLAEDERVRIW; encoded by the coding sequence ATGAAAAAATCACTCATTGCTATTGCCCTAGCCACTGCCTTTTTGGGCGGCTGCGGCACTTCGGATGTTAACAACAGCAACGACACTACAATCACTAAAACCGCAACAGACCAAGCCGAACTCGGCAGCTTTGGCGTTGATTTATCTGCGCGAAATGAAGAAGTTAAACCCGGTGATGACTTCTTTATGTACGCCAGCGGCACTTGGTATGACAACTATATAATGCCGGCAGACAAGACCCGCTATGGTGCATTCACCGGTCTTGCTGAGCGCAGTGAAAAGCAAGTCAAAGAGATCATCGATGATATCGCCAGTCGCAACGACTTGAATCCTGAAGAGCAACTAATTGCCGACTTCTACCAGTCATACATGGATACAGATACCATCAACAAGTTGGGTATCACCCCAATTCAAGGCACCCTTGATCAGATCTCAGCAATCAATAGTACCGATGATCTGACCAAGATTTTTGGTCAAGCATGGCTTACAGGGGCGACCTCTCCTATCTCAGGTGGGATGTGGTTTAACCGTCTAGATCCAAATCAATATGAGATGTCTATTGGTGCTGGCGGCCTAGGTTTACCCGACCGCTCATATTACCTTGAAGACAGTGAGCGTTTTGTCAAAATCCGTGCCGCTTACGTCAAGCACATAGCCGAGATGCTGGCATTTGCTGGCGTTAAAGATGGCGAAGCGCGTGCACAAGCCATAATTGCACTTGAGACTAAAATGGCTGAAGGCCAATGGCCACGAGAAAAACGTCGTAACCGCGATCTCACCTTAAACCAAGTTAAGCGCAGTGACTTAACCACCCAATACCCAGGCTTTGATTGGGATCTGTACTTTACCCAAACCGGCTATAGTGTTCCTCAGTTGAATATCTCACAGCCTGAGCCGGTAAAAACCATGATCGGCTTAGTCAATAGTGAGTCACTTAAGGTTTGGCAAGACTACCTAACCTTCCACACCATAAGCAATAACGCTGATCTCTTGTCAGAAGATATCTACGCTGCTAACTTTGCTTTTTATGGCAAAGAGTTAAGCGGACAGGAAGAGCCTCGTCCTCGTTGGAAACGCGCTGTATCAGAGATGTCCGGCACTCAGTCATTGGGCTTTGCCATCGGCAAGGTGTATGTGAAGCGCTACTTCCCTGAATCATCTAAGCAAAAGATGTCAGTACTTGTTGAGAACTTGCGTACCGCAATGGGCCAACGTATTGATGATCTCGACTGGATGGGTGCAGAGACGAAAGTCAACGCTCATGCAAAACTGGCCGCTTTTAACCCTAAAATTGGTTACCCTGATGTTTGGCAAGAGTTTGATGGTTTAACCCTCACAAAGACCGATCTAATGGGTAATCTTCACAACCTACGCCAGTACTTTAAAGCTGACAGTGTGGCTAAAGAGCTGAAGAAAACCGATCGTAATCGCTGGGGCATGACACCGCAACGTGTTAACGCTTATTACAATAGCTCATTTAATGAAATTGTATTTCCAGCCGCGATTCTACAACCTCCGTTCTTCGATCCTAATGCCGATGCCGCGGTAAACTATGGCGGTATTGGTGCGGTTATCGGCCATGAAATGGGCCACGGTTTTGATGATCAAGGCTCAAAATCTGACGCTAACGGTATTCAGAGAAACTGGTGGACTGATGCTGACCGCGCCGCATTTGACGCTAAAGCCGATCAGCTAGCAGCTCAGTACAATAAGTACGAGCCAATCCCTGAAAACTTCGTTAATGGCCGCAACAGTCTAGGTGAAAACATTGGTGATGTGGGTGGTCTATCGATGGCTTACCATGCATACAAGCTCAGCCTTAACGGCAAAGAAGCTCCTGTGATTGATGGCGTCACAGGCGATCAACGTTTCTTCCTTGCTTGGGCACAAGTCTGGAAAGAGAAACGCACCGAGCAAAGCATGCTAAATCAGCTTCGTGCTGGTACACATGCTCCAGGACGCTATCGCGCCCAAGCACCGCGTAATCACGATGCTTGGTATAAAGCCTTTGATGTTAAACCAGGTGATGCGCTTTATTTAGCAGAAGATGAGCGGGTACGTATTTGGTAA